A portion of the Marinobacter alexandrii genome contains these proteins:
- a CDS encoding ion transporter produces MSQPEFKYLPKLRKKLFEVVFGTDTRAGKLFDIVLLWAIVLSVLSVMLESVSEIKERFGYALFISEWLFTILFTIEYTLRLTITAKPKKYAFSFLGIVDLLALLPTYLTLVVAGGSYLVVIRSIRLLRIFRILKLGRYLREASVLSNALSASRHKILVFLGAVVTLVMIMGTLMYMIEGGESGFTSIPRSIYWAIVTVTTVGYGDIAPQTVFGQFVASALMLMGYAIIAVPTGIVTTELANAEKEKKESEAKRACSECGKSGHERDAVYCKYCSAKL; encoded by the coding sequence ATGTCTCAACCTGAATTCAAATACCTCCCAAAGCTTAGAAAGAAGCTGTTTGAAGTTGTTTTTGGAACCGATACCAGAGCAGGAAAACTGTTTGATATCGTTCTGCTATGGGCCATAGTACTCAGTGTTCTGAGTGTGATGCTTGAAAGTGTCAGTGAGATCAAAGAACGGTTTGGCTATGCGCTATTTATAAGTGAATGGTTGTTTACTATTTTATTTACCATAGAGTACACTCTTAGACTGACTATAACAGCGAAACCGAAGAAATATGCCTTTAGCTTCCTGGGAATTGTAGACCTGTTGGCCTTACTCCCAACCTATCTTACTTTAGTTGTTGCGGGTGGTAGTTACTTGGTAGTTATCCGTTCTATTCGCTTGCTCCGGATATTCAGAATTCTGAAGCTTGGAAGATACCTGCGAGAAGCATCCGTTTTATCCAATGCTTTATCTGCCAGTCGACACAAGATATTGGTTTTTTTAGGAGCTGTAGTCACTTTAGTCATGATCATGGGCACCTTGATGTATATGATCGAAGGGGGGGAGAGCGGCTTCACTAGTATTCCCAGGAGTATTTATTGGGCTATAGTAACGGTAACAACCGTCGGGTATGGAGATATTGCGCCTCAGACAGTTTTTGGACAGTTTGTAGCTTCAGCGCTTATGCTCATGGGGTATGCCATTATTGCTGTGCCTACAGGAATCGTCACAACAGAACTGGCTAATGCTGAGAAAGAGAAAAAGGAATCAGAAGCTAAGAGAGCTTGTAGTGAATGTGGTAAATCTGGTCATGAAAGAGACGCAGTTTACTGTAAGTACTGTTCAGCGAAACTTTAG
- a CDS encoding response regulator: METLVKKSLQERIEDISALIFEVANGNFDYTIEAAGEDDELDAIISGVNMLGQELKISTVSKDHVQSMYDGVIDPIVVMDLNMNVQKVNGAFTQALGISEGEAKGKYLVELIDLEKTAHDIAEISNQMQQDGKYQNAELYFKTKDDDTLPTSASFSYLKNANNEHEGIMIVAKDITQIKETEKKLIEAKEAAEEANMAKGRFLSNMSHEIRTPLNGIIGFTDLLKTTETDDAQSEYIEMISNASTNLAKLLNDVLDLNKIDLDRIELEEIPYDFRATFTSNLNPYTYTAKDKGIELTYSFDESVPKIVVGDPTRLNQVLVNLVGNAIKFTQIGFVDITFSSVKKGEEMFLQCEVADTGIGIPADKQDTIFDTFTQSDNTITRKFGGSGLGLAICKQLVEVMGGEIEVISPSISRSHGTIFKFTIPVKEGKEEVNHKSGSDSESDQFENLKVLAVDDNNVNLILIKRILEKSGIEVATAINGKEAIQKSKREPFNLVLMDIQMPVMDGLTATKLLRKEGYESPILALSANVDKENIKAIKESGMDDFLQKPFRKPQLIQLLKKWSEAN, encoded by the coding sequence ATGGAAACTCTCGTGAAAAAGTCCCTACAAGAAAGAATAGAAGATATAAGTGCGCTAATATTTGAAGTAGCGAATGGAAACTTTGATTACACCATAGAAGCCGCAGGTGAAGATGATGAACTAGATGCCATTATATCTGGTGTCAATATGCTTGGACAAGAGCTTAAAATCTCCACGGTCTCGAAAGATCATGTTCAAAGCATGTACGATGGAGTAATTGACCCAATCGTAGTAATGGATCTCAATATGAATGTTCAGAAAGTAAATGGAGCATTCACTCAAGCATTAGGAATCTCAGAAGGGGAAGCAAAAGGTAAATATCTAGTAGAACTTATCGATTTAGAAAAAACCGCACATGATATAGCGGAAATTTCTAATCAAATGCAACAAGATGGAAAATATCAGAATGCAGAATTGTATTTTAAAACCAAAGATGATGACACACTTCCGACTTCTGCTTCCTTCTCATATCTGAAAAATGCTAATAACGAACATGAAGGTATCATGATCGTTGCAAAAGACATTACACAGATTAAGGAAACAGAAAAGAAGCTAATTGAAGCAAAAGAAGCTGCTGAAGAAGCAAACATGGCTAAGGGTAGATTCCTTTCTAATATGAGTCATGAAATTCGAACTCCTCTAAATGGAATTATAGGGTTTACTGATCTACTAAAAACAACAGAAACCGATGATGCTCAAAGTGAATACATAGAAATGATTAGTAATGCCAGCACAAATCTGGCTAAGCTGCTTAATGATGTGTTAGATCTAAATAAAATTGATCTTGATCGCATTGAATTAGAGGAAATTCCCTACGATTTCAGAGCCACATTTACATCTAATCTAAATCCTTACACTTATACAGCAAAAGATAAAGGAATAGAATTAACCTACTCTTTTGATGAAAGTGTCCCTAAAATTGTTGTTGGAGATCCTACTAGGTTGAATCAAGTTCTTGTAAATCTGGTTGGCAATGCCATAAAATTCACACAAATAGGATTTGTAGATATTACATTCTCCTCGGTTAAGAAAGGTGAGGAAATGTTCCTTCAATGCGAGGTAGCAGATACAGGTATTGGAATACCCGCGGATAAGCAGGATACCATTTTTGATACATTCACGCAATCTGACAATACCATTACAAGAAAATTTGGAGGGTCTGGACTTGGCTTGGCAATTTGTAAACAATTAGTGGAAGTAATGGGTGGCGAAATCGAGGTGATTAGTCCGTCAATCAGTAGAAGCCATGGAACAATTTTCAAGTTTACGATTCCAGTTAAAGAAGGTAAAGAAGAAGTCAATCATAAGTCTGGCAGTGATTCTGAATCGGATCAATTCGAAAATCTAAAAGTACTTGCCGTTGACGATAACAATGTGAATTTGATATTGATTAAAAGAATTTTAGAAAAATCGGGAATTGAAGTTGCAACAGCTATTAACGGCAAAGAAGCTATCCAAAAATCAAAAAGAGAACCCTTCAATCTTGTACTAATGGATATTCAAATGCCTGTAATGGACGGTCTAACGGCAACCAAATTATTAAGAAAGGAAGGCTATGAAAGTCCAATATTAGCTCTATCTGCAAATGTGGATAAAGAAAATATTAAAGCAATTAAAGAATCTGGAATGGATGATTTCTTACAAAAACCATTTCGTAAGCCACAACTAATCCAGTTACTGAAAAAATGGAGTGAAGCAAATTAA
- the sucC gene encoding ADP-forming succinate--CoA ligase subunit beta: protein MNIHEYQAKEILKSYGVTIQEGVVADTPDKAIEAAKELNRETGTEWFVIKAQIHAGGRGKGKVNETGSNGVVLAKSLDEVGPKAKDILGGTLVTHQTGAEGKKVNKILIAQDVYYPGESDPKEYYLSILLDRGTGNNVIMASTEGGMDIETVAEETPDKIVKEWIDPAVGLQGFQARKVAFALGLEGNAFKGMVKFIFSLYKAYEATDASQFEINPVLKTSDNKILAVDAKVNIDDNALYRHKDIAELRDLTEEDPLEVEAGESGLNYVKLDGNVGCMVNGAGLAMATMDIIKLSGGEPANFLDVGGGANAQTVEAGFRIILKDPNVKAILINIFGGIVRCDRVATGVVEAYKNIGDISVPIIVRLQGTNAEEGAKIIEDSGLKVTSAIVLKDAADKVKEVLS from the coding sequence ATGAACATTCACGAATACCAAGCCAAAGAAATTCTTAAGTCATACGGTGTGACAATCCAGGAAGGAGTTGTTGCAGATACACCTGACAAAGCAATAGAAGCAGCAAAGGAACTTAATCGCGAAACAGGAACAGAATGGTTCGTGATCAAAGCGCAAATCCATGCCGGAGGTAGAGGAAAAGGGAAAGTGAATGAGACAGGATCTAATGGTGTAGTGCTTGCCAAGAGCTTGGATGAAGTTGGCCCAAAAGCAAAGGACATCCTAGGCGGAACGTTGGTAACACATCAAACAGGCGCTGAAGGGAAGAAAGTAAATAAGATTTTGATAGCTCAGGATGTATACTATCCAGGAGAATCAGATCCTAAAGAGTATTATCTATCCATCCTTTTAGATAGAGGTACTGGTAATAACGTTATCATGGCCTCTACAGAGGGAGGAATGGATATTGAGACGGTTGCGGAAGAAACTCCTGACAAAATAGTGAAAGAATGGATTGATCCAGCTGTTGGCCTTCAAGGCTTCCAAGCTAGAAAAGTTGCTTTTGCTTTAGGACTTGAAGGAAATGCTTTCAAAGGCATGGTTAAATTCATCTTTTCTCTTTACAAAGCTTATGAAGCGACTGATGCATCTCAATTTGAGATTAATCCTGTTCTAAAAACTTCTGACAACAAAATACTAGCCGTTGATGCCAAAGTAAATATTGATGATAATGCCCTATATCGTCATAAGGATATCGCAGAATTAAGAGATTTAACAGAGGAAGATCCTTTGGAGGTAGAGGCTGGTGAATCCGGGCTTAACTATGTGAAGTTGGATGGTAACGTTGGATGTATGGTAAACGGTGCTGGCTTAGCGATGGCTACCATGGACATTATTAAGCTATCTGGTGGAGAGCCTGCTAACTTCCTTGATGTAGGAGGTGGGGCAAACGCACAAACTGTGGAAGCTGGCTTCCGAATTATTCTGAAAGATCCAAATGTGAAAGCAATACTTATTAACATCTTTGGAGGAATAGTAAGATGTGATAGAGTAGCTACTGGTGTAGTAGAAGCCTATAAAAACATTGGAGACATTAGCGTTCCAATAATTGTAAGACTACAAGGAACTAACGCAGAAGAGGGAGCTAAAATAATTGAAGACTCTGGACTGAAAGTAACCTCTGCTATCGTATTGAAAGATGCCGCTGACAAAGTAAAAGAAGTACTTTCTTAA
- a CDS encoding aminotransferase class I/II-fold pyridoxal phosphate-dependent enzyme yields MAKIIHNNILDTVDSVFSISKEKRSLHLHAEDETLDGRHLTINGKKALHFGTCGYLGLEQHPKLKQGAIDAIEKYGVQFPMSRTYISNPLYKKLEEKIHEMYNAPVVISKNCTLAHLATIPIVVRENDLIILDHLVHTSVQEAAKKMLSQGVKIEMIRHNNLEMLENIIEKNRSKYDRIWYMADGVYSMYGDYAPIKEMIALAEKYDQLHLYVDDAHGTSWTGKFGTGYVMSQMDHKLYRKMILTSNLGKAFGACGGLTLFPNEEFQRKVNVFGGPLTFSVQIEPPTLGAALASAELHLSGEVHEMQDELRTRINYFNSLLKQTNLPLVEENDSPIFFIGVGTMDMGNYLVREMTNDGVYVNIGPYPAVPVKNIGIRITISRHNTLEDIETLVDKLEYHFERALEFNGQTLEKIHKAFKMNPSIIKKQEKSVVINNQHLKIQLSESILEVDKKEWDEHLGKRGMFDWNGLNLLERSYKGNELEANNWKFRYLIIKDAQDEVVLMTFYTSTLYKEDIFSRASISIALEEERKVNPNYMVSRGIFIGSLFTEGNHLYLNQESSHWKDALNKLIDGLYEFQEEENAINIMFRDLEAGNKEMDDFMTESGFVKMDLPESCIADLTTWNNEEEFIQSLTKSSKKGFKHYVKKHEHQCYVEFKDKLSEDELAHALKLHKAVNDKNIAINSYLTPDKVFEEMVEDPNWEFGLVYINRDNAETNRPIVYCFCHKNEHKVYSFMLVGMDYEYIYDYSGYRLALWALVKRAKELGCTQANFGISATMEKKRVGARPQQRVGYFQAKDNYALEMMETTIAKERD; encoded by the coding sequence ATGGCAAAGATTATTCACAACAACATTTTGGACACAGTAGATTCAGTCTTCTCTATATCCAAAGAAAAAAGGTCTCTTCACTTACATGCTGAAGACGAAACCCTAGACGGTAGACATTTAACTATAAATGGAAAAAAAGCTCTTCATTTTGGCACCTGTGGGTATTTGGGGCTTGAACAACACCCTAAGCTGAAGCAAGGAGCAATAGATGCTATTGAAAAATATGGAGTTCAGTTTCCTATGTCTCGTACTTACATCTCTAATCCACTTTATAAAAAGCTAGAAGAGAAAATCCATGAGATGTACAACGCTCCTGTTGTGATATCTAAAAACTGCACGTTAGCACACCTGGCTACTATTCCTATAGTTGTTAGAGAGAATGACCTAATTATCCTTGACCACCTGGTTCATACGAGTGTACAAGAAGCTGCTAAAAAAATGCTCTCGCAAGGTGTGAAAATAGAAATGATCCGACATAACAACCTTGAAATGTTAGAGAATATCATTGAAAAAAATAGAAGCAAATACGATAGAATTTGGTACATGGCGGATGGCGTATATTCTATGTATGGAGACTATGCTCCTATTAAGGAAATGATCGCTCTTGCCGAAAAATACGACCAACTTCACCTATATGTAGATGATGCACACGGGACAAGCTGGACGGGCAAATTCGGTACAGGATATGTAATGAGTCAAATGGATCATAAACTCTACAGAAAAATGATCTTAACCTCCAATCTTGGAAAAGCATTTGGAGCATGCGGAGGATTGACTCTCTTCCCCAACGAAGAATTTCAAAGAAAAGTAAATGTATTTGGTGGGCCATTGACCTTCTCCGTTCAAATAGAGCCACCTACTTTGGGAGCTGCATTGGCATCTGCTGAGTTACACCTTAGCGGTGAAGTTCATGAGATGCAAGATGAGTTGAGGACCAGAATAAATTATTTCAATTCGCTTCTTAAGCAAACTAATCTCCCATTAGTAGAAGAAAACGATAGTCCGATATTTTTCATAGGTGTTGGAACCATGGACATGGGTAATTATCTCGTAAGAGAGATGACAAATGATGGAGTATATGTGAATATAGGTCCATATCCTGCCGTACCTGTGAAGAACATAGGTATCCGAATTACCATCTCCAGACATAATACATTGGAAGATATAGAGACTCTCGTAGACAAGTTAGAATATCATTTTGAACGAGCATTGGAATTCAACGGGCAGACATTGGAGAAAATCCATAAGGCATTTAAAATGAATCCTAGCATAATTAAAAAACAGGAAAAAAGTGTGGTCATAAATAATCAACATTTAAAGATTCAGTTATCCGAAAGTATTTTAGAAGTTGATAAAAAAGAATGGGATGAGCATCTTGGCAAACGAGGAATGTTTGATTGGAATGGTCTTAATCTGCTTGAGCGCTCGTACAAAGGAAATGAGCTAGAAGCTAACAACTGGAAATTTCGTTACCTCATCATTAAGGATGCCCAAGATGAAGTGGTTTTGATGACTTTTTACACAAGTACATTATATAAAGAGGATATTTTCTCCCGAGCTTCAATTTCCATAGCATTGGAAGAAGAGAGAAAAGTCAATCCAAATTATATGGTATCGCGAGGAATATTCATCGGTAGTCTTTTTACTGAAGGGAATCACTTATATCTCAATCAAGAAAGTAGTCATTGGAAAGATGCTCTTAACAAGCTTATTGATGGATTGTATGAATTTCAGGAGGAAGAAAATGCAATCAACATTATGTTCAGAGACTTAGAAGCAGGAAATAAAGAAATGGATGACTTCATGACAGAAAGTGGATTTGTCAAAATGGACCTTCCTGAATCTTGTATCGCTGATTTAACCACTTGGAACAATGAAGAAGAATTTATTCAAAGTTTGACCAAAAGCAGCAAAAAAGGGTTTAAGCACTACGTTAAAAAGCACGAACATCAATGCTATGTAGAATTCAAAGACAAGCTCTCTGAAGATGAATTAGCACACGCTTTAAAACTTCATAAAGCTGTAAATGATAAAAACATCGCCATTAATTCATATTTAACACCAGACAAGGTGTTTGAAGAAATGGTCGAGGATCCTAATTGGGAGTTTGGACTTGTATATATCAATAGGGACAATGCGGAAACCAATCGACCAATAGTTTATTGCTTCTGCCATAAAAATGAGCATAAAGTGTACAGCTTCATGTTAGTCGGTATGGACTATGAATACATATACGATTATTCAGGATACAGATTAGCACTTTGGGCATTAGTGAAGAGAGCGAAAGAGTTAGGTTGTACACAAGCCAACTTCGGAATCTCAGCTACGATGGAAAAGAAAAGAGTAGGTGCTAGACCACAGCAGAGAGTCGGGTACTTCCAAGCTAAGGATAACTACGCTTTGGAAATGATGGAGACCACCATCGCAAAAGAACGTGATTAG
- a CDS encoding fasciclin domain-containing protein: MKKSLLKYFKAFAWIGVMASMIVLSSCGDDDGDNGPDEVTETVWELLEANEDLALLESELSAFADLEAALDNADGTYTVFAPTDAALEQLLTTLSLESFASVNSDIAKAVLSYHVVAGSALTSADLEVDAMLASLQGENITVAAGPTLVSGATSPATFRTTDIQAANGVIHIIEVVLVPPTIGGQIVATLGTLAQPVLLGADFTTLAAAIAKADEGKEAAATIVGTLTAVQDLTVFAPTNATFEAAEITVDTYDAATWDAIIRNHVVVGQGGGTDDDVNSLGLDDLTTGSTFNTASQGSLFIVEGEATATATAVNPNAPGIFIDSNGDFTGMNLDALNAEVVVIDAAPSDNGQLHVIAGILAPGS, translated from the coding sequence ATGAAAAAATCTCTTTTAAAATACTTTAAAGCGTTTGCATGGATCGGTGTAATGGCTTCAATGATAGTACTATCTAGCTGTGGCGATGATGATGGTGATAATGGTCCAGATGAAGTAACCGAAACTGTCTGGGAGCTTTTGGAAGCCAATGAGGACTTAGCTCTTTTAGAGTCAGAATTGTCTGCTTTTGCAGATTTAGAAGCTGCTCTAGATAATGCGGACGGTACTTATACAGTTTTTGCACCTACAGATGCTGCACTAGAACAGCTTTTAACTACACTTAGCTTAGAAAGTTTTGCCTCAGTAAATTCCGATATAGCTAAAGCAGTATTGTCTTATCACGTTGTTGCTGGCTCAGCTCTTACCTCCGCTGATCTTGAGGTAGATGCAATGCTTGCTTCTCTTCAAGGAGAAAATATTACGGTTGCTGCTGGACCAACGCTTGTCTCGGGAGCTACTTCACCAGCTACTTTCAGAACAACAGATATACAAGCAGCTAATGGTGTTATCCATATCATAGAAGTGGTACTTGTACCTCCTACTATTGGTGGACAAATTGTTGCTACATTAGGTACGTTGGCACAACCAGTACTTCTAGGAGCTGACTTTACTACCTTAGCTGCTGCTATCGCTAAAGCAGATGAGGGTAAAGAGGCTGCTGCGACAATTGTAGGAACTTTAACTGCAGTTCAAGATCTAACAGTATTTGCTCCTACTAACGCTACATTCGAGGCTGCTGAAATCACAGTTGATACGTATGATGCAGCTACTTGGGATGCAATTATTCGAAATCATGTTGTTGTTGGACAAGGTGGTGGAACTGATGATGATGTTAATAGTCTAGGACTAGATGACCTGACTACAGGATCTACATTCAATACTGCAAGTCAAGGCTCTCTGTTCATTGTAGAAGGAGAAGCAACTGCAACTGCAACTGCAGTAAATCCTAATGCTCCTGGTATCTTTATTGATAGCAATGGTGATTTCACTGGAATGAATCTTGATGCATTAAATGCAGAAGTAGTTGTAATAGATGCTGCTCCATCTGATAATGGTCAACTTCATGTTATTGCAGGTATATTGGCACCAGGCAGCTAA
- a CDS encoding ABC transporter ATP-binding protein: MCEAKSSKTYNQVEELCVQGIVHDNHIFAAMLKADNVYKSYGGLDVLKGVNLSIDKGEVVSIVGASGAGKSTLLHILGTLDTPDSGMIMLNGIKMSSLPQKKMSQFRNEQIGFIFQFHNLFPEFTALENVCIPAFIKGNKQAKKRAGELLDILGLSGRYDHKPSELSGGEQQRVSVARALINDPSIVFADEPSGNLDSQSADDLHQLFFDLRKDMGQTFVIVTHNMELAGMADRKLEIKDGVITI, from the coding sequence TTGTGCGAAGCTAAATCATCAAAAACGTATAACCAAGTTGAAGAGCTTTGTGTTCAAGGAATTGTACATGATAATCATATCTTTGCCGCCATGCTGAAAGCGGATAACGTATATAAGTCTTATGGAGGACTGGACGTCCTAAAAGGAGTCAATCTTTCAATTGACAAGGGAGAAGTGGTAAGTATAGTAGGGGCTTCAGGTGCAGGGAAGAGTACTCTTTTGCATATACTGGGTACCTTGGACACTCCAGACTCGGGAATGATTATGCTAAATGGCATAAAAATGTCATCCCTTCCTCAAAAAAAAATGTCGCAGTTTAGAAATGAGCAAATAGGTTTCATTTTTCAATTTCATAACCTTTTTCCTGAGTTCACTGCCCTCGAGAATGTTTGTATTCCCGCTTTTATTAAAGGAAATAAACAAGCTAAGAAAAGGGCCGGAGAGTTGTTAGATATACTGGGGCTTTCAGGACGCTATGATCATAAGCCATCAGAACTATCAGGTGGAGAACAACAAAGGGTTTCGGTTGCCAGAGCATTGATCAATGATCCCTCCATCGTGTTTGCTGACGAGCCGAGTGGAAATCTAGACTCACAGAGTGCGGATGATCTGCATCAACTTTTTTTTGACCTTAGAAAAGACATGGGCCAAACGTTTGTCATTGTTACTCACAACATGGAGTTGGCAGGAATGGCTGATCGAAAGCTGGAAATCAAAGATGGGGTAATCACTATCTAA
- a CDS encoding DMT family transporter, with amino-acid sequence MLFASFTFTLMKVCVKLVPHIPAIEIILFRSVISLAISLFFLSRQRVNIWGNNKPVLIGRGVAGAIALMIYFSLLQQIPLATASTLQYLAPIFTAVLGIYLVGEKVKKLQWLFFAMSFAGIMVIQGFDPRISFWHLVMGISASFFMGLAYNFIRKLKTSEHPLVIIFYFPLIMLPISGIWTAFVWVRPAGTDWVVLILIGLFTQVAQFLMTKAYQKEELSKVSILTYIGIIYSLAFGFFIFDETYNLVTYAGMALVLSGVILNVAWKKS; translated from the coding sequence ATGCTTTTTGCCTCTTTCACCTTTACACTGATGAAGGTGTGTGTCAAACTAGTGCCTCATATTCCCGCCATTGAAATAATCTTATTTAGGTCAGTTATCTCCTTAGCGATAAGCTTATTTTTTTTATCGAGGCAAAGGGTGAATATCTGGGGAAATAACAAACCAGTACTTATTGGCAGGGGAGTGGCAGGAGCGATTGCATTGATGATTTACTTTAGTCTTCTGCAACAGATCCCTTTAGCTACTGCTTCTACTTTGCAGTATCTAGCTCCAATCTTTACTGCGGTTCTTGGTATCTATTTAGTAGGTGAAAAAGTAAAAAAGCTTCAATGGCTGTTCTTCGCTATGAGTTTTGCTGGAATAATGGTTATTCAGGGATTTGATCCAAGAATTTCTTTTTGGCATCTGGTTATGGGAATCAGCGCTTCTTTTTTCATGGGTCTGGCTTACAATTTTATTCGAAAACTGAAGACAAGCGAACATCCTTTAGTAATCATTTTCTATTTCCCGTTAATCATGTTGCCCATATCAGGTATTTGGACTGCCTTTGTGTGGGTGAGACCAGCTGGCACAGATTGGGTGGTGCTTATATTGATAGGCTTGTTTACTCAAGTTGCACAGTTTCTCATGACGAAGGCCTATCAAAAGGAAGAATTGAGTAAAGTCTCAATTCTTACCTATATAGGGATTATTTATTCACTTGCGTTTGGATTCTTCATTTTTGATGAAACTTACAACTTAGTTACTTATGCTGGAATGGCCTTAGTACTCTCTGGAGTTATCTTAAATGTCGCTTGGAAGAAATCTTAA
- a CDS encoding LytTR family DNA-binding domain-containing protein has translation MKASARAKATLIVSSGLFLGIVLFLYEAFGIDQGVSFSGHSLIERTFFFSLGVSSAFALNELFIIHYLRINSFVRYFCWNTWEIISAGSVTYLLFNYFWNFTESYWQSYFLLIGEFTSVMIVPFAIYYLMVSLEKNASKAIDLQVFTSTNGKERIAIKSNQLMFVKAEDNYVSIVYRSNGSIETSIIRRRLSDLEKSYPNLMRVHRSYLVNPLTIHRVEQKSRSVKIYFEQGETVPVSNSYIQQIEDRLNHHSEENFATKL, from the coding sequence ATGAAGGCTTCTGCCAGAGCTAAAGCCACACTCATAGTAAGCTCTGGTTTATTCTTAGGTATCGTTTTATTTCTTTATGAAGCATTTGGAATTGACCAAGGAGTATCCTTTTCAGGACATTCACTTATAGAACGAACCTTTTTTTTCTCACTCGGAGTTTCATCTGCTTTCGCTTTAAATGAACTTTTCATTATTCACTATTTACGAATAAATAGTTTTGTTCGCTATTTCTGTTGGAACACGTGGGAAATAATTTCTGCTGGATCAGTTACCTACTTACTCTTTAATTATTTCTGGAATTTTACTGAGAGTTATTGGCAATCCTATTTTCTGCTTATCGGAGAATTTACTTCAGTGATGATTGTTCCATTTGCTATTTACTATTTGATGGTGTCTTTGGAAAAGAATGCTTCTAAAGCAATTGATTTACAGGTGTTTACATCAACAAATGGAAAGGAACGTATTGCTATTAAGTCAAATCAATTAATGTTTGTGAAAGCAGAGGATAACTATGTAAGTATAGTCTATCGATCAAACGGTAGCATAGAAACTTCGATTATTAGAAGACGATTGTCAGACCTTGAGAAAAGCTATCCTAATTTGATGCGTGTACATCGGTCTTATTTAGTTAATCCCTTGACGATACATAGAGTTGAACAAAAATCTAGAAGTGTTAAAATCTATTTTGAGCAAGGAGAGACTGTTCCAGTGTCTAATAGTTACATTCAGCAAATTGAGGATAGACTAAATCACCACTCAGAAGAGAATTTCGCCACAAAATTGTAA
- a CDS encoding YebC/PmpR family DNA-binding transcriptional regulator, with protein MGRAFEYRRAAKEKRWDKMSKVFPKLAKAITVAVKESGPDPEMNAKLRTAIQNAKAENMPKDNIENAIKRAAGKDSDDINEVTYEGKGPHGVLVFVECATDNTTRTVANVKSYFNKAGGGFAPSGSLEFMFSRKSVFEFEKTEEMDIEELELSLIDGGLEEIEENEGIIYAYSDYTNFGDMSKALEDLNIEVKRGTLKRIATSPVEFTDDELEEIEKMLDKIEDDDDVQAVYTNIA; from the coding sequence ATGGGACGAGCATTTGAATATAGGCGTGCAGCCAAAGAGAAAAGATGGGATAAGATGAGTAAAGTCTTTCCCAAACTCGCTAAGGCCATTACTGTGGCAGTTAAAGAGAGCGGACCTGATCCTGAAATGAATGCGAAACTCAGAACAGCCATTCAGAATGCTAAGGCAGAGAATATGCCGAAGGATAACATTGAGAATGCCATAAAGAGAGCTGCGGGTAAGGATAGTGATGACATCAATGAGGTAACCTATGAGGGCAAAGGGCCTCATGGCGTTTTAGTATTTGTAGAATGCGCAACAGACAATACAACTAGAACTGTCGCGAACGTAAAATCTTACTTTAACAAAGCAGGAGGAGGATTTGCTCCGTCTGGATCATTGGAATTCATGTTTTCAAGAAAATCTGTTTTCGAGTTCGAGAAAACAGAAGAGATGGATATAGAAGAGTTGGAGTTATCATTAATAGATGGAGGACTGGAAGAGATCGAGGAGAATGAAGGAATCATCTATGCCTATTCGGATTATACCAACTTTGGAGACATGTCAAAGGCTCTTGAAGACCTGAATATTGAAGTAAAAAGGGGAACGCTAAAAAGAATAGCGACCAGTCCAGTTGAGTTTACCGATGATGAACTTGAAGAAATTGAAAAAATGCTTGACAAGATTGAAGATGATGATGATGTGCAAGCGGTTTACACAAATATTGCATAA